A segment of the Leptospiraceae bacterium genome:
TCGAGGCTACTATGTCTTTGCCCATTACAAAATTCGATTAGGTTTCGAAAATACGAATTAGAAAAAGTATACAAGTCTCTTGTCATCGGTTTGCCATTAGCCTTACCCAAGGTGTGAGCCCCGGATAACACAACTAAATCTTTTGCCGTAAGTCCCATCTTGGAAAATTGATCCAGTAAATCACGAATGGTTACATCTGAAGTAAGAACATGCATACGATTACCCGCTTGTTCTGCGTCTTTTCTTCCAAGGCTTAGATTGATCCTTGGACCGCCAGTTTTATGAATCGCAACAGCTCCCGCAAATGCAATTAAGTCCGAGTAACTAATCGTAATTGCCCGCTCTTTTAGTTCAGTTCGAATGGTCTCTAATTTTTCAAAATAAGGCTTTAAACTTAGATTTTCTACTCGATCTAGTTCAAATCGTAAAGATCCATTCATTCCACCTTCGCCCGTTGCAGCGTTAAAATTCCCTGCATCATGAAATACAAGTCGCAAGAACTTGGGAGCATCTTCGGGCGACATCATTTTATTCAAAGATTCAACGAGTATATCTGATAGAGGTCGATGCTCTTCCTTCATAGAAAGAATTTCATATAAGCGGTAAAGACCTGTTTTCCCCTTGAGCTTGGTTTCAAAAATTCTTCCGCGATTGACACAAGTTTTGATAATTTCATACATTTCACTAGAAATTAAAAAAGGAGCACCTGCTTTTTTGGTAGTAGATTCAATCCGACTCGCCATATTCACAGAATCCCCGATAGCGGTAAATTGACGTTTGCCGGGGTGACCCAACTCTCCTAAGATTGCATTTCCGTAATGGATTCCAATTCCAATTTTAAATTCCAAATCAAAATGGGATTTTAAATACTGGTTCATCTCTGCCAAAGAATCAATCATGTGAAGAGCAGCTTTTGTTGCATTTAGACAAATCTCTTTTGGGCTTTCTCCTTTTAAACCGAAGAGTGCCATGAGTCCGTCTCCAATGTATTTATCTATATAGCCGTTATTTTCTAGAATTGCAATTCCCATCCGGTTGAAATAGCGATTTAGAATATGGATTGAATCATAGGGTAAAGCTTTTTCCGAGAACGTAGTAAATCCGCGTATATCACTAAATAAAATCGCAATCTTCGCTTCTCGTCCAGTAGTTTCGCCTTTCTCAGAAATTGCAATTTCAATATCTTCTTTGTCGATGACGAGGCGACGAAGTTTTATATCTCCCTTCACACGAGTCTGACACGCCAAACGGATATTAGCCTCTAAACCTTTTACGCCAGCTAACTTTGATTCGACTTGATTTCTTGGTTCTACGTTTTTAGGCTTATCTAGAATGATTACTCTACAAGTAGAGCATCTTCCATTTCCCCCGCAAGCATGAACATGAGGGATTTCGTTTTTGAGTGCAATTTGTAAGAGAGAAAGACTGAGATCTTCTTCCTCTACGATTTTGTCTTCTAGAAAATTGATTTCAGTCATGGGTGGGAAGGACGTGGGTATTTTAGACAGTGGGTAGCTACCCACTGTCTAAAATACCCACTGTCTAAAATAAGGGAATTAAGGTCTTTCTAAAAGTATAGAACCTGCAACACCACCACCAGCACAGATACAGTTTACTGAGCGTTTTGCGCTTGGGTTTAGTTTGAAGTTCATGATTTGGTTTAGTAATACTCGTAAGCCGGTAGCTCCGAGTGGATGACCGAGAGCTAAAGTTCCACCGTTTGGATTTACTCGTCCGCCTTCTAAATCTATTGCTTCTAAATCGAATCCCCATGATTTTTTAATTTCTCTCATGGTTCCCATTGCAGTTGCAGCAAATGCTTCATGGATTTCAAAATTATCAATGTCTTTGAAATCAAGACCAGCAGATTTAATTGCTTTGTTCATAGACCAAGCCATACCTACTCCCATGATCGATGGATCCACTCCATACATTCCCCAACCTGTGATTATAGCTTGCACTTCGAGTCCAAGTCTTGCTGCTTCTTTTTCAGTGGTAACAAAGATTGCAGCCGCTCCATCAGAACGTGGACACGCATTAAAGAGTGTAACCGCAGCTTCTGTTTCGCCTTCTACGAATGGCTTACCAATCCACTCGCCGTATTTTTCATAAAACTCTTTGATGCTCATGAACTTGGAATCAAAGATTGCACCTGCTTTATCAAAACGAGCAGGATTTTCAACCATACCAGTTTTCGTCATGATGAACTCATCGTCTTCGAGAAGTGTTCCGTCTGTTAGTTTCACTGGCATTTGGAAGTGTCGATAGTTGCCAGCCTTGATAGAATCAAGTGCTTTTTTGTAAGAACGATAGGCGTAATCGTCTAGTGTTTTTTTCTTTAGACCGTAACGTTGTGCGACAACCTCACCTGTCATAGCCATGTTGATTTTACGAATTGGATCATTTAATCCTTCGTCGATGGAATCAATTACTTTTACTCCGAGTGCTTGGGCTTCGCCCCAGTTCTTCATAAGTTTATCAACTGTATCAAGTTTAGTAACGGATTTTGCACCTTCTACAATAAAAGGTCCTTGGGACATAGACTCAAGACCAAGGGCTAAGTAGAATTTGCCTTCGCCGATCATAATTCTTCTTGCAGCGTCTAGGATTGCTTCACTACCGGATACGCAGTTGTTAGCCACTGTGATTGCACTTGCTTCTAAAGGAATTCCTGCACGAACAGAAATAACACGCGCAACGTTTGGAGTATATACACTCTGGCTGATTTCACCCGCAACAACTCCGTCTACTTCAGTTTTAGAAACTTTACTACGAGAAAAAATTTCTTCGGTTACTCTGTAACCTAATTCTGCAGAAGGAATATCCGCTAGAGATTTTCCAGCTTGTCCGATTGGAGTTCTAATGCCTGAGGCTAGAACGATTCTTTGATTATCAAATGTTGTAAATTTCATGATATACAGTTATCCTTTGTTTATTTGAAAAGGCTATGAATGATGCGCAAGGGCTTACAAAAGCAATTCTCTGTGCCTCTGTGGCTCTGTGGCAAATCTTACAAAAGCCCGCAACTGAGAAAAGGATTTAATCTAAGGTCTATAAGTCGAGTGAAAAAACGGGTTATTTTTCCCAGTCCGACATTTTTTTTAGCAAATCTGGAGCATCCTCTGCATTCACGCCATATTGGTGGTAGATATTTTTCCCAGTTCTATCGAAAACAAAAAGTGCAGGCTGACCTTCTACAGAAAGTTCCGTAGCTAGTTTTAAATCAGAATCTAAAAGACTTTCGTATCTCATTCCAAAGTCTTGCGATACTTTTTTTATTTCGTCTACCGTCAATTCATGGTCAGTGTTGACTCCCAAAAATACAAAATTATCTGGATTTGCTTTATCATGAAGTAACTCAATCACTGGTGCTGCTTTTTTGCATGGTTCGCACCAACTTGCCCAAAAGTCCAAAATTAATACTTTACCTTTATAGTCTAAAATTTTTTTTTCTTTTCCATTCCAGTCCTTTAACTCAATGTAAAGATAAGGAGCGGAAAACTCTTTCCTGCAAGAAAATGAAAAAAAGATAAGAAGAACTAGAAAAATATTTTTCATGGCAAAATTAAGAACTTTCGATGATTTTTTTAATTTGGTCTCTAATCCGAGCGGCAGTTTCGTAGTCCTCCCCTTTCACTGCATTTGCCAAAGAATCTTCTAATATTTGCAATTGCGATTTGGGTGGTTGGTCTGGCTGGGAAATTTCCTGTAAATTTGGTTCGGAAGGGATTTCTCCACCTTTCATAACTACTCCTGCTTCATCCAAAACATTTTGAGTAATAAAAATAGGAGCCTCAGCCCTAAGAGCAATGGCAATCGAATCCGAAGGGCGAGCATCAATGAGAAAAATTTCCTCGTCCTTTCGAACGGAGATTTTTGCGTAAAATGTATTATCTACAATTTCATCGATGGTTACCTTAATAATTTGGGCACCTAAAACTGGAATGAACATCATAATCAGATCATGAGTCATTGGTCTAGGCGGAGTAATTCCATCGAGAACGCTTGTAATCGCATGAGTTTCCAAAGGACCTATAAAAATGGGAACCACTTTGGAATCATTCATTTCTTCTTTAGGTTTTAGAAAGACAGCAAATCCAACATTTGTAAGAGTAATATCAGAAATTTTTACTTCAATCAAGTCCATGATTCACACCATAATAGTAGTTAGTTTTTTTTTAAAGCCAAAATAATATGGTCATTAAACAAATTTTCGTTAAAATATGATAGTCGAAGTAATACCATTTTCAATTAATTTAGGCATATTTTCCAGCTTAGTTTGGAGTATTCTTACCTTTCAAAACATTCGACTCGTTGAAAAAATTCGAAAACTTCCACTATTTATTTCCTTTTCTTTTCTATTCTATGCTACATTTTATCTAACTAGTTTTTCCCATACTAAATTTTTCGAATTCAAATCAATTTATTTTAGTTGGTATACAATTCTAATTCAACTCCTTTTACTCACGGTTATTATATTTATTAGTAAAAAACCATTTGTTTATTATTCCCCTTTTGTTAGTATTTTAATTTCTCCTTATATATTTTTCCTAGTTTTTGGATTTGAAACATTTCATCTCTGGGAAGATAACTTCCCCTCTTATTCCTTACTAAAAGCACAAAATCCAATCATTGCCTCGGTATGCCTTTTTCTACTGCTAATTAAACCATATAAAATCCAGATTCCCGCTTTTTTACTTACAATAGGAATTTTGTTTTATTATATTTACCCGCTTAAAAATTTTCCCTATCCTGAGATTCGAATTTTACACCATCGTTATATTCCTTACGAATTTTTCTTAACTGAAAATTCTTATTTATTTGAAGAGAACAGCGGAATTTACACAGAAAAAAAAGAAGATTCAGATGATGTGTTGTATAAACTAACATGGAGACCAATTAAAAAAATCAATCTTCCCTTGCGACAAACAATTCAATCCATTGCGTCTAATTTTGAATTTCCGCTCATTATCACAGAGGATAATAAGATTATACTCCTAGAACTATCTAGGTCTTATAATGGCAATTTTTTTAAAGTAGTATTTAATTTAGAACAAGAATCCAAAGAAATTGAAATGATTGGAAATTCTAGTTTCATTAACCAAGCCAATATACAATTAGAAGGTCCTTTGTTTTAAATTTAAAATTCTTCTCCTAAAATATTTGAATTGATTCCACGTAGTAAGTCTTGTAAATCATAGACGTTAGTCGGCATAGAGTCTGTATTTTTTCTAATTTCATCATGAATCCCCGAACCACGGCGGACTTTCTGATGGTAGGTAAACAACTTTAGAATATCTTGATCTTTCATTCTTTTAGGATTAATTTCTAGAACTAACCTTTGAATTGTTTCGTCCGAAGTAACTTCTAAGGGGTCTATAAAATCTCTAGGAAAGTTTCTCAGAATACAAGCACGATTAGCCTCTTGGCTTAGATTTACTTTACAACGCTTTAATATGTCCGATGCACTCCTATTTTCTAAATCATACTCGGATGTATCTAAACCTTTTTCCTTTGCTTCAAAAACTTTTATCTCTTCAATTGTATCAAGAACGGCTAATTTCATTTTTTCATCAAATACTCCATTGGAACAATCCTGATTACGAAATAAAGTAAAATGTAAATGCGGTCCCGTCGACATACTCCCAGTATTCCCTGAATAAGCCATGACTTCCCTGTAATTAAAGATTCTTCCCTGTCTGCCTAAAATTCGTTTCAAGTGTGCGTAAAATCCGAAGTATCCCGCCTTCTTAAAGTAGACTAACAACGCTTCTCCGTAGATGGTTTGTTTGGGAAATCCATTCAGAGTAATCCATTCTGAATAAACTCTTACAACCAAACAATCTTCTTTATCAGGACACCTGAGTGGAGTTCCTACCACAAGCGGAATATCGGACCCATAATGAATTTTTCCCTTCTTAGGATCAATATTCATAAAGTTTAAATCACAGCACATATTCATCGGATCAACTGGGAAATCGTCCAGATCGTTTATTTTATTACTGCAATATAAATCTTTTTTTATATTCAACTGCTCGAGTAAATCTTTTACTGTGGGATTTTCTAAATTCGAATTCTCTTGCGATAAGGTTACTTCTTCTTTTACCGTCTTGTTTTTTGGAAAAGATAACTCGCTAAAAAAAGTTTTCTGTCGATATGCCTTCGCCTTATTTTTATTAGCCGCTTTACTTTTTTCGGGCAAATTACATCCAATAAGAAAAAAACCGAATAGAACTAAAATTTGGTAATAATTTTTGTTTAAAAATTTTAAAGATGCACAGATTATTTGAAACATTTTACAGTATAGTTTTTTACGTTAAAATACAATTATGACTTTTGTGAATTGTATCTTTACTTATTTTGGTTTACCTACTCATTATAACAAATAGATACCCCTTTTTTTTCATTTTATTCATTGTGTTTTCCTTCCGTAAATACCTACAAAAACCATAGAAGAAACAAAGAAACAACCAGATTAAATCTTCCCCTATCGGGGTCTCAGCAAGTGGAGTCCAATCTCTCCAATTGTTTGTAGTGAAGTCGTAGTCCGATGGGACAGTATCGTACTGGAGACTTTTGAATTTTCGTGCTATGATAGGGGCATACACTGAGTAGCCCGCATAGTTTGGATGAACGTAATCCGCCATATGTTCGTTACGAGAATCGGAACTCCTTGTGCCCAATAACTTTCCTTAAGCCGTCTTCCGTAAATTGTAATCACTGCAGATTGAGCTTTCACCTGATTTGCCCCTGCAAACTGAATAGCCCAACCTTCTTCATACCGAGGAATAGTTTGTAAAAAATCCCAGAATTGTTGCCAGCCTATCCCACCTTTGAATTGATCGAGGCAATTATCCATTTTATTTCCATGTCTTCCCCGAAAACGAGCTGCGGGGTCTTCAAACAATCCAGTCAGACTCTTATCCATACCTAGGGCACGTCCCAAACTTAAATCAATCTGCCGCATCCCTCTATAGAATACACCCGCCCCAAGTAATTTAGAAAAGTCTCTGCATTTTTACTGGTTGG
Coding sequences within it:
- a CDS encoding 2Fe-2S iron-sulfur cluster binding domain-containing protein, with amino-acid sequence MTEINFLEDKIVEEEDLSLSLLQIALKNEIPHVHACGGNGRCSTCRVIILDKPKNVEPRNQVESKLAGVKGLEANIRLACQTRVKGDIKLRRLVIDKEDIEIAISEKGETTGREAKIAILFSDIRGFTTFSEKALPYDSIHILNRYFNRMGIAILENNGYIDKYIGDGLMALFGLKGESPKEICLNATKAALHMIDSLAEMNQYLKSHFDLEFKIGIGIHYGNAILGELGHPGKRQFTAIGDSVNMASRIESTTKKAGAPFLISSEMYEIIKTCVNRGRIFETKLKGKTGLYRLYEILSMKEEHRPLSDILVESLNKMMSPEDAPKFLRLVFHDAGNFNAATGEGGMNGSLRFELDRVENLSLKPYFEKLETIRTELKERAITISYSDLIAFAGAVAIHKTGGPRINLSLGRKDAEQAGNRMHVLTSDVTIRDLLDQFSKMGLTAKDLVVLSGAHTLGKANGKPMTRDLYTFSNSYFRNLIEFCNGQRHSSLEILNSDVVLLDTSETKSLVELYAKDEASFFSDFARVYTKLTLLGQT
- a CDS encoding thiolase family protein codes for the protein MKFTTFDNQRIVLASGIRTPIGQAGKSLADIPSAELGYRVTEEIFSRSKVSKTEVDGVVAGEISQSVYTPNVARVISVRAGIPLEASAITVANNCVSGSEAILDAARRIMIGEGKFYLALGLESMSQGPFIVEGAKSVTKLDTVDKLMKNWGEAQALGVKVIDSIDEGLNDPIRKINMAMTGEVVAQRYGLKKKTLDDYAYRSYKKALDSIKAGNYRHFQMPVKLTDGTLLEDDEFIMTKTGMVENPARFDKAGAIFDSKFMSIKEFYEKYGEWIGKPFVEGETEAAVTLFNACPRSDGAAAIFVTTEKEAARLGLEVQAIITGWGMYGVDPSIMGVGMAWSMNKAIKSAGLDFKDIDNFEIHEAFAATAMGTMREIKKSWGFDLEAIDLEGGRVNPNGGTLALGHPLGATGLRVLLNQIMNFKLNPSAKRSVNCICAGGGVAGSILLERP
- a CDS encoding TlpA family protein disulfide reductase, which encodes MKNIFLVLLIFFSFSCRKEFSAPYLYIELKDWNGKEKKILDYKGKVLILDFWASWCEPCKKAAPVIELLHDKANPDNFVFLGVNTDHELTVDEIKKVSQDFGMRYESLLDSDLKLATELSVEGQPALFVFDRTGKNIYHQYGVNAEDAPDLLKKMSDWEK
- a CDS encoding bifunctional nuclease family protein, giving the protein MDLIEVKISDITLTNVGFAVFLKPKEEMNDSKVVPIFIGPLETHAITSVLDGITPPRPMTHDLIMMFIPVLGAQIIKVTIDEIVDNTFYAKISVRKDEEIFLIDARPSDSIAIALRAEAPIFITQNVLDEAGVVMKGGEIPSEPNLQEISQPDQPPKSQLQILEDSLANAVKGEDYETAARIRDQIKKIIESS
- a CDS encoding M23 family metallopeptidase, encoding MFQIICASLKFLNKNYYQILVLFGFFLIGCNLPEKSKAANKNKAKAYRQKTFFSELSFPKNKTVKEEVTLSQENSNLENPTVKDLLEQLNIKKDLYCSNKINDLDDFPVDPMNMCCDLNFMNIDPKKGKIHYGSDIPLVVGTPLRCPDKEDCLVVRVYSEWITLNGFPKQTIYGEALLVYFKKAGYFGFYAHLKRILGRQGRIFNYREVMAYSGNTGSMSTGPHLHFTLFRNQDCSNGVFDEKMKLAVLDTIEEIKVFEAKEKGLDTSEYDLENRSASDILKRCKVNLSQEANRACILRNFPRDFIDPLEVTSDETIQRLVLEINPKRMKDQDILKLFTYHQKVRRGSGIHDEIRKNTDSMPTNVYDLQDLLRGINSNILGEEF